Proteins from a single region of Ziziphus jujuba cultivar Dongzao chromosome 1, ASM3175591v1:
- the LOC112490744 gene encoding starch synthase 3, chloroplastic/amyloplastic, which translates to MIGLVAPVAWLFKHHYMQYFMVFVKYIVNIRNVVEGKRAAKQALQQKLGPRTADLPLVSIITCLTHQKRMHPIKHGIWHNLCSNIQVVLPRSASDLVSKMIL; encoded by the exons ATGATTGGTCTAGTTGCACCTGTTGCATGGTTATTTAAGCACCATTATATGCAGTATTTTATGGTCTTCGTAAAGT ATATTGTGAACATCCGCAATGTTGTTGAAGGCAAAAGAGCAGCTAAGCAAGCCTTGCAACAAAAGCTTGGTCCGAGAACAGCCGATCTCCCTTTAGTTAGTATAATTACTTGCTTAACTCATCAGAAACGAATGCATCCAATCAAGCATGGCATTTGGCACAACCTATGTAGCAATATACAG GTTGTTCTCCCTCGTTCAGCTTCGGACCTTGTATCCAAAATGATTTTGTAA